The segment TGTTCGTCATAGATACCAGTTCACTGTCGCCGTCTGCGGTTTCTGCGGTGACATATTTAGGCTCAAGGTCCATGCCGCAGATCGGACAGGCTCCCGGTTGATCCTGTTCAACCTCTGGATGCATTGGGCAAGTGTAGATGGTCTCTTGAGCAGGCTGGGCAAAGTGAGTCGGTTCCAGTGCCATTCCGCATTTCGGACAGTCTCCCGGTTGGTCGCTTTCGATGCCTTCGCACATCGGGCAATAGTAGTTGGCACTCGACGTCGGCTTGACCTTTTCGCCGCTACTCTCTTGCTGGCAGCAACCACTTACCGGAGCGTCCATTGACTCGAATTTTTCTTGGCAATGTCGACTGCAAAAGTAAAACGTTTCGCTATCCTTGGAGGACGACAACGCGGTGTCTGGGTCAACCTGCATTCCGCAAATGGGATCAACGGCTTGGTCGTCTGTGTCCATTTATTTGCCCACTCCGAAATGAATGTGAATCAACGCATCAGGTGCCGATTACAACCGGCTGTTCGGGAAGGCCATTTCTCTCGTTAAAGCGGATAGCATGACGAGGACAACAGCAGCGGTTGCTGCGCTCCCGATTGTAAACCCTCTTGTTGCAGAACTCCCGGTTGAGGCTAATTATAGACGCCGTACTTAAATACGGAGTCAACTGGCCATTGCTTGCTGATTCGGGAAACAATGCGAGGTTGGGCGATGCGATTCTGACAAAATTGAAATCTCTCAACAGGATCAAGAGCTATTACACATCTCATTTTTGCATTTTGTCTTGTCCCATTGGCATATTCATATTGCCATTGGACTTCTGCATACTTTCATTGTTCATGTCCATGCCGCCCATATCCATGCCACCCATCGCCATCTTGGGGGCTTTTTTGTAGTCCGACGGATTGCCGAAACGCTTGACGATTTCGGCGAAGATGGAGCCCCTCTCGATCTTCTCATCGCTGTTCATGACACGGTCAAACAAATCGGCCGGTAGCACGCGCATCGAAGTCATCAAACCGTGCATCGACATGGCCGCGGTGGCTCGCATGCCTTGCATTTCCCTTGGCTGCCAAACTCGCATCATGGTTTCCATGTCCATATTCATGCTGAGCATCTTTTGCGGGTAGCCGGGAGCTTTCTCGCCTCGCGCAATGGGCGTAACTTCGACGGTCGGTATTGAATCCAGATTCGACAGGTATTGGTCGACGTTGGAATTGCTGCGGATGCGTGGGCCAAAGTGCTGAGTCATGTGATTCATCATGTGGTGAATCATGTGGCAGTGAAATTGCCAGTCTCCCGGATTGTTGGCAACGAACTCAAATTCACTCGCTTGAGCAACGGCGACCAGTTCCGTATTGCGAGGCCGCCAAGACGTTTTTGGAGCGCGAGCCCCTTCGTGAGCAGTGACCCAGAAGGTATGCCCGTGCATGTGAACCGGATGATGCTGCATCGGGCTGAAATTAATCAACCGCACGCGAACTCGTTCGCCATGCCTGACGACGCAAGGCGTTGTGAACGGGCCGCTGCGCCCGTTGATGGTGTGCCAGTTCCAATCCATCTTCCACGAGTCAGAAATCGTCTGGTTTGGCTTGATGAAGAAGTTTTGAAACAAAAGCACGAAGTCGCGGTCGACCGGCGGATCGAACTGTTTGCGTGGATGAACAACGATCGGGCCTACCATTCCCATCGCCTCCTGCATACCAACATGCGAATGATAAAAGAACGTGCCGTGCTCGTGGACATCGAATTCGTAAGTAAACGACTTGCCGGGCTTGATCGGATTCTGAGTCATCTCAGCGGCACCGTCATACTGCACCGGCATTTCAAAACCGTGCATGTGAAAGTTGGTGGCTTCCGGTAGTTCATTGGTGACAATCACGCGAATCCGGTCACCCTGATTGATCTCCATCAGCGGGCCGGGGCAAGTGCCGTTGTATCCGTAGACATTCATCATGTAGCCGGGCAAAAACTCTCGCGCGACTGCCTGAGCCTGAATTCGAAATTCTTTGGCACCGTTGACCATCTTCCATGGAAGCTTCTCCAAATCCGGAGCGGTGATCTCGACGGGAGCAGCAGTCGCAGGTCGGAAACCCGGAACAAGTTTGCCGCAGTACCAGTCGCTATCGGGATCGTCGCCGCGTGTCGGCTTGAAGCGCGAAAACCCGTCGTATTCGTTCTGCACGTTGGACGTATCGTTCTGCATGTTGGACATATTGTGATGCGAATGATCCTGATGCTTCGTTTCTGGCGCGGTAAGATCAATCTGTTCTCCATCCTGAGCGTGAACGATCGAATTCGCACTACCGACTACCAAGCCAGCCGCCGCAGCAGTGATGCCGGTTTTCAAAAACTTGCGTCGATTATCT is part of the Mariniblastus fucicola genome and harbors:
- a CDS encoding multicopper oxidase domain-containing protein is translated as MDKTDNRRKFLKTGITAAAAGLVVGSANSIVHAQDGEQIDLTAPETKHQDHSHHNMSNMQNDTSNVQNEYDGFSRFKPTRGDDPDSDWYCGKLVPGFRPATAAPVEITAPDLEKLPWKMVNGAKEFRIQAQAVAREFLPGYMMNVYGYNGTCPGPLMEINQGDRIRVIVTNELPEATNFHMHGFEMPVQYDGAAEMTQNPIKPGKSFTYEFDVHEHGTFFYHSHVGMQEAMGMVGPIVVHPRKQFDPPVDRDFVLLFQNFFIKPNQTISDSWKMDWNWHTINGRSGPFTTPCVVRHGERVRVRLINFSPMQHHPVHMHGHTFWVTAHEGARAPKTSWRPRNTELVAVAQASEFEFVANNPGDWQFHCHMIHHMMNHMTQHFGPRIRSNSNVDQYLSNLDSIPTVEVTPIARGEKAPGYPQKMLSMNMDMETMMRVWQPREMQGMRATAAMSMHGLMTSMRVLPADLFDRVMNSDEKIERGSIFAEIVKRFGNPSDYKKAPKMAMGGMDMGGMDMNNESMQKSNGNMNMPMGQDKMQK